One region of Salvelinus namaycush isolate Seneca chromosome 3, SaNama_1.0, whole genome shotgun sequence genomic DNA includes:
- the LOC120045009 gene encoding protein FAM222A-like translates to MLACLQRRQQNLSSQHLVCTPKILDAPPQQPQPSTRKSELSSMNGPRYPSPAELDAFAQKTASSPLSIKIFPSNIRVPQHKQLNRTVNGLDTTCTQHYSPYSGGYRGLLGVVKATVSVVKGVLKNSEGKRTKHSPAQTAAAPYNPLSNNRHGQQKSYHMGSCKPPDGPKMAVPSNIIVAASVIPTPVGQTLASQSDLDVQSLLRQMNRHSHSQALQHGGEAQPSPSRQAVAAVACSDSGFTWGVVPQSSLAYSGAVLPTQSADMAQAGYLERVDYSMWQHQQQQQHYQQGALRMYNNARMGSGGGAVVSRSPETCLPLACSAQLSYRHHPLSAGTNGAGIGQDRVSSSPLNCAAMHGEFSVGQYFAPPWNSVLVTPDSDCYNPQELVPGSSMGRARDMGLSQPHPHPNHHPNHQLHPHHHPHPQVYATDQSLGICCGLPSTSLCHASVLSSSLQSLECLISDLHPPCIKESMLGRGYEAVGMPRLLDHNLQHTHVQLPVFR, encoded by the exons ATGTTAGCCTGCCTACAGAGACGGCAGCAGAACCTCTCATCTCAGCACCTGGTCTGCACCCCCAAGATCCTGGATGCTCCCCCACAGCAGCCGCAGCCCAGCACGAGAAAAA GTGAGCTGTCCTCCATGAATGGCCCTCGGTATCCATCCCCTGCAGAGCTGGATGCCTTTGCCCAGAAGACGGCCAGCAGCCCCCTGTCCATCAAGATCTTCCCATCCAACATCAGAGTGCCGCAGCACAAACAGCTGAACAGGACTGTCAACGGCCTGGACACCACATGCACCCAGCACTACAGTCCCTACTCAGGAGGCTACCGGGGCCTACTGGGTGTTGTAAAGGCCACCGTCTCCGTGGTCAAAGGCGTGCTGAAAAACTCTGAGGGCAAGAGGACGAAACATTCCCCCGCCCAAACTGCAGCGGCACCATACAACCCTCTCAGTAACAACAGACACGGGCAGCAGAAGAGCTACCACATGGGCTCCTGCAAGCCTCCTGACGGGCCCAAAATGGCTGTTCCCTCTAATATCATTGTTGCTGCCTCTGTCATCCCCACCCCAGTAGGACAGACTCTGGCCTCTCAGTCGGACCTGGACGTCCAGAGCCTGCTGAGGCAGATGAACAGACACTCCCACAGCCAGGCCCTGCAGCACGGGGGAGAGGCCCAGCCAAGCCCCTCACGCCAGGCTGTGGCTGCTGTGGCCTGCTCAGACTCTGGCTTTACCTGGGGAGTGGTGCCCCAGAGCAGCCTAGCGTACTCCGGGGCTGTGCTGCCTACCCAGAGCGCAGACATGGCCCAGGCTGGCTACCTGGAGAGAGTGGACTATAGCATGTGGCAGcaccaacaacaacagcagcactACCAACAGGGGGCGCTAAGGATGTACAACAATGCTCGAATGGGCAGCGGGGGAGGGGCCGTGGTCAGCCGCTCTCCAGAGACCTGTCTCCCTTTGGCCTGCTCAGCACAGCTCTCCTATAGGCACCATCCCCTCAGTGCAGGCACTAACGGAGCAGGGATTGGGCAGGACCGGGTTAGCTCCTCCCCTCTGAACTGTGCTGCTATGCATGGGGAGTTCTCTGTGGGCCAGTACTTCGCCCCTCCCTGGAACAGTGTTCTGGTCACCCCAGACAGTGACTGTTACAACCCTCAGGAGCTGGTGCCTGGTTCCTCTATGGGCCGGGCCAGAGACATGGGGCTCTCCCAACCCCACCCTCACCCAAACCATCACCCCAACCACCAGctccacccccaccaccatcCTCACCCCCAGGTCTACGCCACAGACCAAAGCTTGGGCATCTGTTGTGGGCTGCCCAGCACCAGCCTGTGCCACGCTTCTGTGCTGAGCAGCAGCCTGCAGTCTCTGGAGTGCCTGATCAGTGATCTCCACCCGCCCTGCATCAAGGAAAGCATGCTGGGACGGGGCTACGAGGCGGTGGGGATGCCAAGGCTACTAGACCACAACCTACAGCACACCCACGTCCAGCTGCCTGTGTTCAGATAA